From Nitrospirota bacterium, the proteins below share one genomic window:
- a CDS encoding DUF2283 domain-containing protein, whose amino-acid sequence MDKVVVYYHRDTDTMDIWFGNPEDESICEEAGEEIILKKNKDGKVIGIEKLYVSKTVGVGKPLPVELVVA is encoded by the coding sequence ATGGACAAAGTAGTAGTTTATTATCACAGGGATACTGACACAATGGACATCTGGTTTGGTAATCCAGAGGATGAATCCATATGTGAAGAGGCAGGAGAAGAGATTATTCTTAAAAAGAATAAGGACGGAAAAGTAATAGGCATAGAAAAGCTATATGTGAGCAAGACAGTTGGTGTTGGTAAGCCTTTGCCTGTTGAGCTGGTGGTTGCTTAA
- a CDS encoding DUF2283 domain-containing protein, whose protein sequence is MEKISSVLDSLPYLLKMPSNRIWIDYDEEADVLYISFRKPQQANDSIMEDDIIYHYHNDELVGITVLHAKNKAGT, encoded by the coding sequence ATGGAAAAAATAAGCAGTGTTTTAGATTCGCTACCATATCTGCTAAAAATGCCCTCTAATAGAATCTGGATAGATTATGATGAGGAGGCAGATGTACTGTATATTAGTTTTAGAAAGCCTCAACAGGCTAATGATAGCATTATGGAAGATGATATAATCTATCACTACCATAATGACGAGTTGGTAGGAATTACAGTGCTTCACGCAAAGAATAAGGCTGGAACATAA